The following are encoded in a window of Neomicrococcus lactis genomic DNA:
- a CDS encoding cysteine desulfurase family protein, whose product MMSSSFNPPIYLDHAATTTMTPAALEAMTRELAVTGNPSSLHTSGRRGHRVVEEAREKLARAVGAHATEIIFTSGGTEADNLALKGLYWTRLAEDPQRNRILLTGVEHHAVLDTAEWLEAHEGAELNVIPVDADGKIDLAALEAALAESPETISLVTLMWANNEVGTVEPVAEVAALAAKYGIPMHTDAVQAFGSVPVSFADSGVATMAISAHKIGGPVGIGALVVRRDVKLTPVQHGGGHERSLRSGTLNAAAAVSFSVAAEEAVKQLDAEYGRIATLRDALITGIEERVPEATLNGPRDAEHTGERLPGNVHFTFPGCEGDTLLFLLDTLGLQTSTGSACTAGVARASHVLVAMGRSDDDARSVQRITLGHTSGPQDVEAVLSVINDVYTRSKAAGMAAGNR is encoded by the coding sequence ATGATGTCTTCTTCCTTTAATCCCCCCATTTACCTCGACCACGCGGCGACCACCACCATGACGCCGGCTGCGCTCGAGGCGATGACGCGCGAATTGGCCGTGACCGGCAACCCGTCCTCGCTGCACACGTCGGGCCGTCGCGGACACCGAGTGGTGGAAGAAGCTCGTGAGAAGTTGGCACGAGCCGTCGGCGCGCACGCCACCGAAATCATCTTCACCTCAGGGGGAACGGAAGCGGACAACCTCGCACTCAAGGGCCTGTACTGGACCCGGCTTGCCGAGGATCCGCAGCGCAACCGCATCTTGCTGACCGGCGTGGAGCATCATGCCGTACTGGATACGGCCGAGTGGCTCGAAGCGCACGAAGGCGCAGAGCTCAACGTCATTCCCGTGGACGCGGACGGCAAGATTGACCTTGCTGCACTGGAAGCGGCATTGGCTGAGTCGCCAGAAACTATTTCGCTCGTGACGCTCATGTGGGCGAACAACGAGGTGGGCACCGTGGAACCCGTTGCTGAGGTGGCGGCGCTCGCAGCAAAGTACGGAATCCCTATGCACACGGATGCTGTGCAGGCCTTTGGTTCTGTGCCAGTGTCCTTCGCGGATTCTGGCGTGGCCACGATGGCCATTTCCGCGCACAAGATCGGTGGGCCGGTGGGCATCGGTGCGCTCGTAGTGCGCCGCGATGTGAAACTCACTCCCGTCCAGCATGGCGGCGGGCATGAACGGTCTTTGCGTTCCGGCACCCTCAATGCGGCAGCCGCTGTGAGCTTTTCCGTGGCGGCAGAGGAAGCTGTCAAGCAACTCGACGCCGAGTATGGGCGCATCGCCACTCTGCGTGACGCTTTGATCACAGGCATCGAGGAACGCGTTCCCGAAGCTACCCTCAACGGTCCTCGCGATGCCGAGCACACGGGGGAGCGGCTTCCCGGCAACGTCCACTTCACCTTCCCAGGGTGCGAAGGTGACACGCTCTTGTTCTTGCTGGACACCTTGGGTCTGCAGACGTCAACGGGCTCTGCGTGCACTGCGGGCGTGGCACGGGCGAGCCACGTTTTGGTGGCCATGGGGCGCAGTGATGACGATGCACGCAGCGTGCAACGCATCACGTTGGGGCATACTTCTGGCCCGCAAGACGTTGAAGCAGTGTTGAGCGTCATTAATGACGTGTACACGCGCTCGAAAGCGGCCGGGATGGCCGCCGGTAATCGGTAA
- the mnmA gene encoding tRNA 2-thiouridine(34) synthase MnmA — protein MKVLAAMSGGVDSAVAAARAVEAGHEVVGVHLALSRMPGTLRTGSRGCCTIEDSNDAWRACDKLGIPFYVWDFSERFAEEVVDDFVSEYAAGRTPNPCMRCNERIKFAALLDRALALGFDAVVTGHYAKVVDDADGNKELHRAADWAKDQSYVLGVLTHEQLKHAFFPLADTPSKAEVRAEAERRGLSVAQKPDSHDICFIPDGDTRGWLAERIDMNPGRIVDHEGNDLGEHPGFEAFTVGQRKGLAISRPAPDGRPRFVLQVRPKENKVVVGPKDLLKVDRLEGIKVSWAGVPIKEVAAGEDFECTVQVRAHADPVAATARIAEDGKLLADLNEALGGVAPGQTMVLYQGTRVLGQATIDAAYSHAWDPSKV, from the coding sequence ATGAAGGTATTGGCAGCGATGAGCGGTGGAGTGGACTCCGCCGTTGCAGCAGCACGCGCCGTGGAGGCTGGCCACGAAGTGGTGGGCGTTCACTTGGCGCTCTCACGTATGCCTGGCACCTTGAGAACCGGTAGCCGTGGTTGTTGCACTATTGAGGACTCCAACGACGCTTGGCGCGCTTGCGACAAGCTCGGGATCCCGTTCTACGTTTGGGACTTCTCGGAGCGATTCGCGGAGGAAGTCGTCGATGACTTTGTCTCCGAATACGCGGCCGGACGCACCCCAAACCCCTGCATGCGCTGCAACGAGCGCATCAAGTTTGCTGCCCTTTTGGACCGTGCTCTCGCGCTCGGTTTCGACGCCGTGGTTACCGGCCACTACGCCAAGGTCGTCGATGACGCAGACGGCAACAAGGAACTGCACCGCGCCGCTGACTGGGCGAAGGACCAGTCCTACGTGCTGGGCGTTTTGACCCACGAACAGCTCAAGCACGCGTTCTTCCCGCTCGCAGACACGCCATCCAAGGCTGAGGTCCGTGCGGAGGCAGAGCGACGGGGACTCTCGGTGGCCCAAAAGCCTGATAGCCACGACATTTGCTTCATCCCGGATGGCGATACTCGCGGCTGGCTCGCCGAGCGCATCGACATGAACCCGGGCCGGATTGTGGATCACGAAGGCAACGACCTCGGCGAACACCCTGGCTTCGAAGCTTTCACTGTGGGCCAGCGCAAGGGTCTCGCCATTTCGCGCCCAGCCCCAGACGGACGTCCGCGCTTTGTGCTTCAGGTTCGCCCGAAGGAAAACAAGGTTGTGGTGGGACCTAAGGATCTCTTGAAGGTAGACCGACTCGAAGGCATCAAGGTGTCTTGGGCCGGCGTTCCCATCAAGGAAGTTGCCGCGGGCGAAGACTTTGAGTGTACGGTTCAGGTGCGCGCGCACGCTGATCCAGTGGCTGCCACCGCTCGCATCGCCGAGGACGGCAAGTTGCTTGCTGACCTCAACGAGGCGTTGGGCGGCGTAGCGCCGGGCCAGACCATGGTGTTGTACCAAGGCACGCGCGTTCTAGGCCAGGCAACCATCGACGCTGCTTACTCTCACGCGTGGGATCCGTCGAAGGTCTAA
- a CDS encoding chorismate mutase → MSIEDQTTIPSEQFDPHASSLNGSVDPAVLDELFAIRGSIDNFDATLVYLLAERFKATQRVGYLKARHQLPASDPNREKAQIERLRRLAIEAHLDPVFAEKFLNFIISEVIHHHQVISEEHAQEPDARA, encoded by the coding sequence ATGAGTATTGAGGACCAGACCACAATTCCTAGCGAGCAATTCGATCCTCACGCATCGTCGTTGAATGGCTCGGTTGATCCGGCCGTGCTTGATGAGTTGTTTGCGATCCGCGGAAGCATCGACAATTTCGATGCCACGCTCGTGTATTTGTTGGCAGAACGTTTCAAGGCCACGCAGCGCGTGGGCTACCTCAAGGCTCGTCACCAGCTCCCAGCGAGCGATCCAAACCGTGAAAAAGCGCAGATTGAGCGCCTTCGCCGACTCGCTATCGAGGCGCACCTGGATCCGGTATTCGCTGAAAAGTTCTTGAACTTCATCATCAGCGAGGTCATTCACCACCACCAGGTGATCTCGGAAGAGCACGCGCAGGAGCCTGATGCCCGAGCGTGA
- the mtrA gene encoding MtrAB system response regulator MtrA — MKARVLVVDDDEALSEMIGIVLRNDDFEPVFCHHGGEALNAFRVSKPDLVLLDLMLPGMDGIEICRQIRAESDVPIVMLTAKSDTADVVRGLESGADDYVPKPFKPAELVARVRARLRDNDTRTPEVLRVADVEIDVAGHQVRRAGQAIPLTPLEFELLVTLARKPWQVFTRDMLLEAVWGYQHPADTRLVNVHIQRLRSKLELDPDSPEVVLTVRGVGYRAGKS, encoded by the coding sequence ATGAAAGCGCGTGTGCTGGTCGTCGACGATGACGAAGCTCTCTCAGAAATGATCGGTATCGTTCTGCGGAACGACGATTTTGAGCCGGTGTTTTGCCATCACGGTGGGGAAGCGCTGAACGCTTTCCGAGTCAGCAAGCCAGATCTTGTTCTGCTTGACCTGATGCTTCCCGGAATGGACGGCATTGAGATTTGCCGCCAGATCCGTGCAGAGTCGGACGTTCCCATTGTCATGTTGACCGCGAAGTCTGATACGGCCGACGTGGTGCGCGGACTTGAATCCGGCGCTGATGATTACGTCCCGAAGCCTTTCAAACCAGCCGAACTCGTGGCTCGCGTTCGCGCTCGCTTGCGCGACAATGACACGCGCACTCCAGAAGTTCTTCGCGTTGCCGATGTCGAAATCGACGTCGCAGGTCACCAAGTACGCCGCGCTGGTCAAGCGATTCCGCTGACGCCGCTCGAGTTTGAACTCCTGGTGACGTTGGCACGCAAGCCATGGCAGGTCTTCACTCGTGACATGTTGTTGGAAGCTGTGTGGGGATATCAGCACCCAGCTGACACCCGTTTGGTAAACGTGCACATTCAGCGATTGCGTTCGAAGTTGGAACTTGACCCGGATTCGCCAGAGGTTGTCCTCACGGTCCGTGGCGTGGGATACCGGGCCGGTAAGTCCTGA
- the mtrB gene encoding MtrAB system histidine kinase MtrB, protein MQLRTVVITVLLSTLALLGTGGFLSQQIATGLFQERLRQVESEAYRGLSQVKGTLEAVSSTDRTRTVAFVRDTLRTLESDGATVQRDFILQPLPGEGNIYVSAQASGGMTSAVIPEELATAVRENQGQYWQSIGIPQASGVSPGLAFGTKVALPPGREYALYLVYDLESVQETLNYIHRVLGIAGVLLLIVIGGIAWYVTRQSLQPVAHAAAVSEKLAAGQLEERMNVHGEDEVARLAQSFNRMADNLQEQIRQLETLSHMQQRFVSDVSHELRTPLTTVRMAAEVLHDAREEFDPINRRSAELLYNQVERFQSLLNDLLEISRFDAGVVDLDSDNWDLKPIVQRAVDMAQIHADRIGSPLRTHYPQGPVVAAMDPRRIERVVRNLVLNAVEHSEGQPIDIFIGDNENAVAVSVRDHGIGLSEEAASRVFDRFWRADPARARTTGGSGLGLSIATEDTRLHGGRLEAWGQVGDGSNFLLTLPKSRDIELTDSPLPLIPADAPSLEEEEEVLEELGDGVTDGPNEESLEATLAEPEENSGTAAASSSVKEEPTATEQERRREG, encoded by the coding sequence ATGCAGCTGCGCACGGTGGTCATCACCGTGCTGCTGTCCACCCTTGCCTTGCTGGGCACGGGCGGTTTTCTATCTCAGCAGATCGCTACAGGCTTGTTCCAAGAGCGCTTGCGCCAGGTGGAGTCTGAGGCGTACCGAGGCCTGAGCCAGGTCAAGGGAACGTTGGAAGCGGTGAGCTCCACCGACCGAACGAGAACGGTAGCGTTCGTTCGCGACACCCTGCGCACCCTTGAGAGCGACGGCGCGACGGTGCAACGTGACTTCATCCTTCAGCCGCTTCCCGGCGAGGGAAATATCTACGTCTCGGCTCAAGCCTCCGGCGGTATGACCTCAGCGGTGATCCCCGAAGAGCTGGCAACGGCTGTGCGCGAGAACCAAGGACAGTACTGGCAGTCCATCGGGATCCCGCAGGCCAGCGGCGTTTCCCCAGGACTCGCTTTTGGTACCAAGGTGGCGTTGCCGCCTGGACGCGAATACGCCTTGTATCTGGTTTATGACCTCGAAAGTGTGCAGGAGACCCTGAACTACATTCACCGCGTGCTCGGCATTGCTGGTGTCTTGTTGCTGATCGTGATCGGCGGCATCGCGTGGTACGTGACGCGTCAGTCACTGCAGCCGGTGGCTCACGCCGCTGCCGTCTCCGAAAAGCTGGCGGCCGGCCAGCTCGAAGAGCGCATGAACGTCCACGGCGAAGACGAAGTCGCCCGTTTGGCGCAGAGCTTCAACCGCATGGCGGACAATCTTCAAGAGCAGATTCGTCAGCTCGAGACGCTCTCGCACATGCAACAGCGCTTCGTTTCTGACGTTTCCCATGAACTTCGCACGCCGCTCACCACCGTACGCATGGCGGCCGAAGTCCTCCATGATGCGCGCGAAGAATTTGACCCCATCAACCGCCGTTCCGCCGAGCTGCTCTACAACCAAGTGGAGCGTTTCCAGAGTCTTTTGAATGACCTGTTGGAAATCTCGCGCTTCGATGCGGGCGTGGTGGATCTGGACTCCGATAACTGGGATCTCAAGCCGATCGTCCAGCGCGCCGTGGACATGGCCCAAATCCATGCCGACCGCATTGGCTCACCGCTACGCACCCACTACCCGCAAGGCCCCGTGGTGGCAGCCATGGACCCACGCCGCATTGAACGCGTGGTCCGAAACCTGGTGCTTAACGCTGTTGAGCACTCTGAGGGTCAGCCGATCGACATTTTCATTGGCGACAACGAGAACGCTGTCGCCGTGAGCGTCCGTGACCACGGCATTGGCCTTTCTGAAGAAGCAGCCAGCCGAGTCTTCGACCGCTTCTGGCGTGCTGACCCTGCCCGTGCTCGCACCACGGGTGGCTCCGGCCTGGGCTTGTCCATTGCCACGGAAGACACTCGACTCCACGGCGGACGCCTGGAAGCGTGGGGTCAAGTGGGGGATGGCTCCAACTTCTTGCTCACCCTTCCTAAGTCCCGAGACATCGAACTGACGGACTCGCCGCTTCCTTTGATTCCAGCTGATGCTCCATCCTTGGAAGAGGAAGAAGAAGTTCTCGAAGAACTCGGGGACGGCGTGACGGATGGACCAAACGAGGAATCGCTCGAGGCGACGCTTGCGGAACCGGAAGAGAATTCCGGGACCGCAGCTGCGTCGTCGTCCGTGAAGGAAGAACCCACCGCGACGGAACAGGAGCGGCGCCGTGAAGGCTAA
- a CDS encoding LpqB family beta-propeller domain-containing protein — translation MKAKQLLAIVTLVLLAFLTACANIPTSGSLGVSTTAPTQGTDGSLSFSAAGPRDGMSPEEVIEGFYKAGVDTNDDYKTAREYLTTEFAGIWNPSSKATVYDADPAVVENVQEGSYGVSVEVSSTVDDKGIRTTLPEHSSQLLTLQLAQVNGQWRISQAPDGLLIEAGNFESLFSPHTLYFYDSTFAYAVPDVRWFANKQGLAATVVSALLNGAAPYLNNAVFSAFPPGTKLAQPSVPIESGEARVDFASSVFAEASDLRRKQMRQQLSLTLTSLGNVSSVTMTVEQRPVDLGPTDPEFKAAQVNASVPNTQIAIADKKLVYFQGNGHTPIGNIPDISAYNPVDPAMSPVGSRYAFLSGDRKKLITVDDAGRVRVAGTGVRLKQPSVDYLGWTWTASHTGGAHVQAVPPNPAVDGEMRDIAAEWLQNAEVTSLRVSRDGARLLVAATIDGVSGIYVAGLIRDSEGVPRGVQNPVKIEIPQHVTRAVWEHDDSIIAWNPATEAPVAPVRVTLASVAEEFSPLLGLTNLSAGAGDRRNIYAENPEGIYVRSGNSWRKLEGKATGLSYPG, via the coding sequence GTGAAGGCTAAGCAACTACTCGCGATCGTGACCTTAGTGCTCTTGGCGTTTCTGACGGCATGCGCGAACATCCCGACGTCCGGTTCGCTCGGCGTCAGCACCACGGCACCCACTCAAGGCACGGACGGCAGCTTGTCCTTCAGCGCAGCGGGACCGCGGGACGGGATGTCGCCTGAAGAAGTGATCGAAGGCTTCTACAAGGCCGGCGTCGACACCAACGACGACTACAAAACCGCTCGCGAATACCTGACCACCGAGTTTGCCGGAATCTGGAATCCGTCATCCAAAGCCACGGTCTATGACGCGGACCCAGCCGTGGTGGAGAACGTCCAAGAAGGCAGCTACGGCGTCTCAGTGGAAGTTTCATCCACCGTGGATGACAAGGGCATTCGGACCACGTTGCCGGAACACTCTTCGCAATTGCTGACGCTGCAATTGGCTCAGGTCAACGGCCAGTGGCGCATTAGCCAGGCACCGGACGGACTCTTGATTGAAGCGGGAAACTTCGAGTCTTTGTTCTCGCCTCACACGCTGTACTTCTACGATTCCACGTTCGCTTACGCGGTCCCTGACGTGCGCTGGTTCGCCAACAAGCAGGGCCTCGCGGCAACCGTGGTTTCGGCACTCCTCAATGGCGCTGCTCCGTACCTCAACAACGCCGTGTTTAGCGCTTTCCCACCGGGCACCAAGCTCGCACAGCCCTCGGTTCCGATCGAGTCTGGCGAAGCGCGCGTTGATTTCGCATCCTCCGTCTTCGCCGAAGCGTCCGACCTCCGACGCAAGCAAATGCGCCAGCAGCTGTCCTTGACGTTGACGTCCTTGGGCAATGTCAGCTCCGTGACCATGACGGTGGAGCAGCGCCCAGTTGATCTTGGGCCAACAGATCCAGAATTCAAGGCGGCGCAAGTCAACGCTTCGGTGCCGAATACGCAGATTGCTATTGCGGATAAGAAGCTCGTCTATTTCCAAGGAAACGGGCACACTCCGATCGGAAACATCCCCGATATTTCTGCCTACAACCCGGTAGATCCTGCGATGTCTCCCGTGGGCAGCCGGTACGCGTTCTTGAGCGGTGATCGCAAGAAGCTCATCACCGTGGATGACGCAGGTCGAGTACGGGTTGCTGGCACTGGGGTTCGGCTCAAGCAGCCGAGCGTGGACTACCTGGGCTGGACGTGGACCGCGAGCCATACCGGCGGCGCACACGTGCAGGCGGTTCCGCCGAATCCTGCCGTCGACGGGGAGATGCGAGACATCGCTGCGGAATGGCTACAAAATGCCGAAGTCACGAGCCTTCGCGTCTCTCGTGATGGAGCGAGACTTCTGGTCGCAGCGACCATCGACGGCGTTTCTGGAATCTACGTGGCCGGACTGATCCGCGACTCGGAAGGCGTGCCGCGCGGCGTCCAGAACCCGGTGAAGATTGAGATTCCGCAGCACGTCACTCGGGCGGTCTGGGAACACGATGACAGCATCATTGCTTGGAATCCGGCAACCGAAGCGCCGGTTGCTCCCGTGCGTGTCACCCTCGCGAGCGTGGCTGAAGAGTTCTCGCCGCTTTTGGGCCTGACGAATCTGTCCGCCGGCGCGGGCGACCGCCGCAACATTTACGCGGAGAACCCGGAAGGCATCTACGTGCGTTCGGGTAACTCGTGGCGCAAGCTCGAAGGCAAGGCTACGGGGCTGTCCTACCCGGGATAG
- a CDS encoding ComF family protein, translating to MERQIAGGVPDSAARWVDSVLRSAWVSAVCAAFADLMWVLMPSDCVVCGARDAVLCSACTKNLHRSTLKPFRAEEAAEALPLDLETNVVLPVVAAGLYKDGVSATVLAFKNHQRFTLKKELGRSLARAVRTALEELDVGSQRTSSPVWVVPIPASPASLKKRGYWPVGELLKVASKSMSHSGGLNVRSILRVTSAAQSSHRGASARERRSRRGTMTLAPGLTVLKGQRVLLVDDVLTTGATLAQAHQVLRTAGFEVIGAAVLAATQNPR from the coding sequence ATGGAGCGGCAAATAGCAGGAGGCGTCCCCGATTCGGCGGCGCGGTGGGTTGATTCAGTCTTGCGTTCGGCGTGGGTTTCAGCAGTGTGCGCGGCGTTCGCCGACTTGATGTGGGTCCTGATGCCCTCCGACTGTGTGGTGTGCGGAGCGCGCGATGCCGTGCTGTGTTCGGCCTGCACCAAGAATCTTCATCGCTCAACCCTCAAGCCGTTTCGAGCCGAGGAAGCTGCCGAAGCGCTCCCGCTGGATCTAGAAACGAATGTGGTGCTTCCCGTGGTGGCGGCAGGACTCTACAAGGACGGAGTCTCCGCAACGGTCTTGGCGTTCAAGAACCATCAACGGTTCACCTTGAAGAAGGAGCTGGGCCGATCGCTGGCCCGGGCTGTGCGAACGGCTCTCGAGGAGCTGGACGTTGGTTCCCAGAGAACGAGTTCGCCTGTATGGGTAGTGCCCATTCCTGCCAGCCCAGCGAGCTTGAAAAAGCGTGGCTATTGGCCCGTGGGCGAACTACTGAAAGTGGCGTCCAAGAGCATGAGTCACAGTGGCGGACTCAACGTGCGCTCCATTTTGCGAGTCACTTCGGCTGCTCAGAGTTCGCACCGAGGTGCCTCGGCGCGGGAACGAAGATCGCGACGGGGAACTATGACCCTCGCGCCTGGACTGACGGTGCTGAAAGGACAGCGGGTTCTCTTGGTGGACGACGTCCTCACGACGGGCGCAACGCTCGCCCAAGCGCACCAAGTGTTACGTACTGCGGGCTTTGAAGTGATCGGCGCGGCGGTTCTGGCGGCGACACAAAATCCTAGATGA
- the hpf gene encoding ribosome hibernation-promoting factor, HPF/YfiA family encodes MNISARNGAVSDRFREYATEKIEKVSQLAKKVQRLDLKVTKQPHARNADNQVSVEIAVVGTGPAIRAEAHAADKFAAFDLAFGKLLEQLRRARDRRKVHHGRHAPVAVHEATASLPPAASNITLADALLNAEPTPESQRSEDFEALEASPVEIRRKVFPAEQMSADDAVDRMELVGHPFYLYIDEETGCHSVVYRRRGWSYGIISLENGGEPVEGTRSYRDSERESEKV; translated from the coding sequence ATGAACATCAGCGCAAGGAACGGCGCCGTTTCGGACCGATTCCGCGAGTACGCTACCGAGAAGATCGAGAAAGTTTCTCAGCTGGCGAAGAAAGTCCAGCGGCTCGATCTGAAGGTCACCAAACAACCACACGCACGCAATGCCGACAATCAGGTCAGTGTTGAAATTGCAGTAGTGGGAACCGGACCCGCAATTCGCGCTGAAGCTCACGCCGCTGACAAGTTCGCGGCCTTCGATCTTGCTTTTGGAAAGTTACTTGAGCAGTTGCGGCGCGCAAGAGATCGCCGGAAAGTTCACCACGGGCGCCATGCGCCAGTCGCCGTTCACGAAGCAACGGCCTCGCTCCCGCCAGCAGCCTCCAACATCACGCTTGCTGACGCCTTGCTCAACGCTGAACCAACACCCGAGTCTCAGCGCTCCGAAGATTTTGAAGCACTTGAAGCAAGCCCCGTGGAAATTCGCCGCAAGGTATTCCCTGCAGAACAGATGAGCGCTGATGACGCCGTTGACCGCATGGAACTTGTGGGACACCCGTTCTACCTCTACATCGATGAGGAGACGGGCTGCCATTCCGTCGTGTATCGCCGACGCGGTTGGTCCTACGGCATCATTTCCCTCGAAAACGGCGGCGAACCTGTTGAAGGAACGCGGTCATACCGAGATTCCGAACGCGAGTCAGAGAAAGTCTAG
- a CDS encoding winged helix-turn-helix domain-containing protein → MTLRTIPAPQARRIALAAQGLHQERISAPASTRSLGREFRRLHLLQIDSVNVLTRSHYLPLFSRLGNYDIAAFEAMAHTAPRSMIEYWAHEASYIRPDHFHDLRRLQSRKWVGSHQFDPVDVAAAEDAILQLLAHSGPQTNRQIEVELSHLIPPRDPDAPKDWGWNWSNVKRALEILFERGLVSSAGRNSSFERRYALTEKVLPPAVRAAFSPEVSPNSEDDDAARRRLLTAASEALGIGTARHLADYFRIKPSKAQPVLDLMVADGTLESVVVPVWKEPAYLNPAAKSPRTAKGRAVLSPFDSMVFERHRLETLFGMRYRLEIYTPAPKRQFGYYVLPFLLRDGMVARVDLKSDRAARKLLVHAAHAEEGAPGDTAAELAAELELLAQWLGLDGVVVTDSGDLAPSLIKALG, encoded by the coding sequence TTGACTCTTCGAACCATCCCTGCGCCGCAAGCACGCCGTATAGCACTTGCGGCGCAGGGGCTTCATCAAGAACGAATTAGCGCCCCGGCCTCCACCAGGAGTCTGGGGCGCGAATTTCGTCGCCTGCACTTGCTCCAGATTGACTCTGTCAATGTGCTCACGCGGTCACACTATTTGCCGCTCTTTTCACGGCTCGGCAACTATGACATCGCCGCGTTCGAGGCCATGGCGCACACCGCCCCACGCAGCATGATCGAATATTGGGCTCACGAAGCAAGCTACATTCGGCCCGATCACTTCCATGATCTGCGGCGCTTGCAGTCCAGGAAATGGGTGGGCAGTCATCAGTTCGACCCCGTTGATGTTGCGGCAGCGGAGGACGCGATTCTCCAACTGCTGGCCCACTCGGGACCTCAAACGAACCGGCAGATCGAGGTTGAACTCTCGCATCTCATCCCGCCACGAGACCCGGACGCTCCCAAAGACTGGGGCTGGAATTGGTCCAACGTCAAGCGAGCTCTGGAAATTCTTTTTGAGCGCGGGCTTGTCTCCAGCGCAGGCCGGAACTCGAGCTTCGAGCGTCGCTACGCGCTGACAGAAAAGGTCTTGCCGCCCGCGGTCCGTGCCGCATTCTCACCCGAGGTGAGTCCTAATTCGGAGGACGACGACGCCGCGCGGCGCCGGCTTCTCACCGCTGCGTCGGAAGCGCTCGGCATTGGGACGGCCCGACATTTGGCAGATTACTTCCGTATCAAACCCAGCAAGGCGCAACCCGTTCTGGACCTCATGGTGGCAGACGGAACGCTAGAAAGCGTCGTCGTACCGGTATGGAAAGAGCCCGCCTATCTGAACCCGGCAGCGAAAAGTCCGCGCACCGCAAAGGGGCGCGCTGTGCTGAGCCCGTTCGATTCGATGGTGTTTGAGCGTCACCGCTTGGAGACGCTCTTTGGGATGCGCTATCGGCTGGAAATCTATACGCCAGCCCCCAAACGACAGTTTGGCTACTACGTTTTGCCGTTCCTGTTGCGGGACGGGATGGTGGCGCGAGTGGATCTGAAATCGGACCGGGCCGCACGGAAGCTCCTGGTTCACGCGGCACACGCCGAAGAGGGCGCGCCGGGGGACACTGCCGCGGAATTAGCCGCTGAACTGGAATTGTTAGCACAATGGTTAGGTCTGGACGGCGTCGTCGTCACCGATTCGGGGGACCTTGCACCATCCTTGATCAAAGCTCTCGGCTAA